A single Vicinamibacteria bacterium DNA region contains:
- a CDS encoding DoxX family protein, producing MNKPATGQTLAAPGPALSPADPSIRSKGIVVGYWILTALFCLQMGFTAYAQLRLPQVAQMFTHLGFPDYFRVELSWAKLLGVALLLAPVPARLKEWAYAGFAINLASALVAHLSVGDGPEAWSWAAATGVLWGLSYVFWRRLQATPVPLR from the coding sequence ATGAACAAGCCAGCCACCGGGCAGACGCTCGCCGCACCGGGACCGGCCCTCTCGCCCGCGGACCCGAGCATCCGCTCCAAAGGAATAGTCGTCGGCTACTGGATCCTCACCGCGCTCTTCTGCCTGCAGATGGGCTTCACCGCCTACGCGCAACTGCGTCTGCCGCAGGTGGCGCAGATGTTCACCCACCTCGGCTTCCCCGACTACTTCCGGGTGGAGCTCTCGTGGGCCAAGCTCCTCGGCGTCGCGCTGCTGCTGGCGCCGGTGCCGGCGCGGCTCAAGGAGTGGGCCTACGCCGGCTTCGCCATCAATCTAGCCTCGGCGCTGGTCGCCCACTTGTCGGTGGGCGATGGCCCGGAGGCCTGGAGTTGGGCGGCGGCCACCGGCGTGCTCTGGGGCCTCTCG
- the sigJ gene encoding RNA polymerase sigma factor SigJ, with the protein MPTPERLAEQFEEHRPHVRAVAYRMLGSVSEAEDAAQEAWIRLSRTDVSGVDNLRAWLTTVVARVCLDMLRTRTSRREDPLDTHVPDPVITRADKDPESDAVLADSVGLALLVVLEKLEPAERLAFVLHDVFGMTFDEIAPIVDRSVVATRQLASRARRRVKSQTPTSDTDLRKQRRVVEAFLAAAQNGDFEALVAVLDPAIVLRADGGAIKGMSRFVRGAQAVAAQAVTFSKLGLSNLVVLVNGNIGVVSRLPDGRLLSVIGFTTADGKVVEMDIVADPDRLSRLDLSAIEA; encoded by the coding sequence ATGCCCACACCTGAGCGGCTCGCCGAGCAATTCGAAGAGCACCGACCGCACGTGCGGGCGGTCGCGTATCGCATGCTGGGATCGGTCAGCGAGGCGGAGGACGCCGCCCAGGAAGCCTGGATCCGATTGAGCCGCACGGATGTCAGCGGTGTCGACAACCTGCGGGCTTGGCTAACGACAGTCGTCGCGCGTGTGTGCCTGGACATGTTGCGGACGCGAACATCGCGCCGGGAGGATCCCTTGGACACGCACGTACCCGATCCGGTGATCACTCGCGCCGACAAGGATCCGGAGTCCGACGCAGTGCTTGCCGACTCTGTTGGTCTCGCGCTGCTCGTGGTCCTCGAGAAGCTGGAGCCGGCAGAACGACTGGCGTTCGTGCTCCACGATGTGTTTGGGATGACCTTCGACGAGATCGCGCCCATCGTGGACCGCTCGGTCGTCGCAACGCGCCAGCTCGCGAGCCGCGCGCGCCGACGGGTCAAGAGCCAGACGCCGACGTCAGACACGGATCTGCGGAAGCAGCGCCGCGTCGTCGAGGCGTTTCTCGCCGCCGCCCAAAACGGCGACTTCGAAGCGCTGGTCGCCGTGCTGGATCCGGCGATCGTGCTGCGGGCTGATGGTGGAGCGATCAAGGGCATGTCGCGCTTCGTGCGCGGGGCTCAGGCGGTCGCCGCACAGGCCGTGACGTTCTCGAAACTCGGGTTGTCCAACCTGGTGGTTCTGGTGAATGGCAACATTGGCGTCGTGTCGCGACTCCCGGACGGGCGCCTGCTTTCCGTGATCGGCTTCACGACTGCTGACGGCAAGGTCGTTGAGATGGACATCGTGGCGGATCCAGACCGGCTCAGTCGGCTCGATCTGTCGGCCATCGAGGCCTGA
- a CDS encoding alpha/beta hydrolase: MACRSRRVLLPSGLASHVLEWGFEESSLDHTVLLLHGWLENAWAWEATAEAGLAGRFHLVSLDLRGHGDSDRVGTGGGYHLADYLADLHDLIPLVARGRLSLVGHSLGGAIAGLYAGTCPQRISRLALLEGTGPPRPGGGPGRVARWLRERERVRERPQRSYASVEEAAARLRETDPSLRPAMALRLAEKGTAPGSDGRLRFKHDPRLTAGHPCGFDVEHARRFWANVACPVLILEGAQSGIRLSEEEGRRRWSGFRNWRHTVLPDAGHMMQRHQPEALAVVLREFLGEGAPAPPR, from the coding sequence ATGGCTTGCCGATCGCGCCGGGTTCTCCTGCCGAGCGGCCTCGCCTCTCACGTCCTTGAATGGGGCTTTGAGGAGTCCTCTCTCGACCACACCGTCCTCCTCCTCCACGGATGGCTCGAGAACGCCTGGGCATGGGAGGCGACGGCGGAGGCGGGCCTAGCCGGCCGCTTCCACCTGGTCTCGCTCGACCTGCGCGGCCACGGAGACAGCGATCGCGTCGGCACCGGAGGTGGGTATCACCTCGCCGACTATCTTGCCGACCTGCACGACCTGATTCCGTTGGTGGCACGAGGGCGACTGTCGCTCGTTGGCCACTCGCTGGGCGGTGCAATCGCCGGGCTGTACGCCGGCACTTGTCCGCAGAGGATCTCCCGGCTCGCGCTGTTGGAGGGGACTGGCCCGCCGCGCCCGGGTGGCGGGCCGGGACGAGTGGCCCGATGGCTTCGCGAGCGCGAGCGTGTGCGCGAGAGACCGCAGCGAAGCTACGCGAGCGTAGAGGAGGCAGCGGCGAGGCTGCGAGAGACTGATCCATCCCTGCGGCCGGCAATGGCGCTACGCTTGGCCGAGAAGGGCACCGCGCCAGGTTCCGATGGCCGTCTGCGCTTCAAGCACGACCCAAGGCTCACGGCCGGTCATCCCTGCGGCTTCGATGTGGAGCACGCGCGACGCTTTTGGGCCAACGTTGCCTGTCCCGTCCTGATCCTCGAGGGCGCGCAGTCGGGGATCCGGCTGTCCGAGGAGGAAGGGCGTCGGCGGTGGTCCGGCTTCCGCAACTGGCGGCACACCGTCTTACCCGACGCCGGCCACATGATGCAGCGTCATCAGCCCGAAGCCCTGGCCGTCGTGCTGCGCGAGTTCCTGGGCGAGGGTGCCCCGGCTCCGCCCAGGTAG
- a CDS encoding acyl-CoA dehydrogenase family protein has protein sequence MYGFQPSDDQRTLIDAVHRFAVRELRPHLRVADEAGALPESTTRSGWELGLLPASLPEEFGGFGERSVVTGALVAEELGWGGLAGALALMAPNLVALPILLQGSVQQKQELLPSFAADVYQPGSAALMEPRYDFDAGALETRAVRRDGNYVLTGSKCNVPYAAESSWLVVYAALDGKTQAFLVKPGAPGLVIGERERNMGVKALPLYAVELRDCVVPASQRLGGEDGADVSALIDASRLAWAALAVGVGRAAYDYALDYAKNRKAFGEAIGQRQAIAFMLAEMATEIEAARLLVWEAAWLLDQGREARREAYLARNLADDMALMVADRAVQILGGHGYIRDYPVELWLRDARAFAVLEGLAII, from the coding sequence ATGTACGGATTCCAGCCTAGCGACGACCAAAGGACGCTGATCGACGCCGTACACCGCTTCGCCGTCAGGGAGCTGCGGCCTCATCTGCGGGTGGCGGACGAAGCCGGCGCGCTGCCGGAATCGACCACGCGTTCCGGGTGGGAGCTCGGGTTGCTCCCAGCCAGCCTGCCCGAGGAATTCGGCGGCTTCGGGGAGCGCTCAGTGGTGACGGGCGCGCTCGTCGCGGAGGAGCTGGGCTGGGGTGGCTTGGCGGGAGCTCTGGCCCTTATGGCACCGAACCTCGTGGCCCTGCCGATCCTACTCCAGGGAAGCGTGCAGCAGAAGCAGGAGCTGCTGCCCAGCTTTGCGGCGGATGTCTACCAACCCGGCTCGGCCGCGCTGATGGAGCCGCGTTACGACTTCGATGCCGGTGCGCTCGAGACGCGCGCCGTGCGTCGGGATGGAAACTACGTCCTCACCGGCTCCAAGTGCAACGTCCCCTACGCTGCGGAGTCGAGCTGGCTGGTCGTCTATGCCGCTCTCGACGGGAAGACGCAGGCCTTCCTGGTCAAGCCGGGCGCACCGGGCCTAGTGATCGGCGAGCGTGAGAGGAACATGGGCGTGAAGGCACTCCCGCTCTACGCGGTCGAGCTGCGAGACTGCGTCGTGCCGGCGAGTCAAAGGCTGGGGGGTGAAGACGGCGCCGACGTCTCCGCGCTGATCGACGCCTCGCGCCTGGCCTGGGCCGCGCTGGCCGTCGGCGTGGGACGAGCCGCCTACGACTATGCCCTCGACTACGCCAAGAACCGCAAGGCCTTCGGCGAGGCCATCGGCCAGCGCCAGGCCATCGCCTTCATGCTGGCGGAGATGGCCACCGAGATCGAAGCCGCACGACTTCTGGTCTGGGAAGCGGCGTGGCTGCTGGACCAGGGGAGGGAGGCCAGGCGCGAGGCCTACCTGGCTCGCAACCTGGCCGACGACATGGCCCTGATGGTCGCGGACCGCGCGGTCCAGATCCTCGGCGGCCACGGCTACATCCGCGACTACCCGGTCGAGCTGTGGCTGCGCGACGCGCGCGCGTTCGCGGTCCTTGAAGGGCTGGCCATCATATGA
- a CDS encoding VOC family protein encodes MKIKLTSIYVDDQDKALRFYTEVLGFAKKADFSQGLYRWLTVASPEEPDGTQLQLALNNNPTAKAYQQAMFQQSQPAAMFYTDDVKGDYERIKARGAAFTMPPTDVTASTIAMVNDTCGNLIQLTQLARY; translated from the coding sequence ATGAAAATCAAACTGACCAGCATATACGTGGACGACCAGGACAAGGCTCTGCGCTTCTATACGGAGGTACTGGGCTTTGCCAAGAAGGCCGACTTCAGTCAGGGCCTGTATCGCTGGCTGACCGTGGCTTCACCCGAGGAACCGGACGGCACTCAGTTGCAGTTGGCGCTGAATAACAACCCCACAGCCAAAGCGTATCAGCAGGCGATGTTCCAACAGAGCCAGCCCGCGGCGATGTTTTACACCGACGACGTCAAAGGCGACTATGAGCGGATCAAGGCCCGTGGCGCCGCGTTCACCATGCCGCCCACCGACGTGACTGCCTCGACCATTGCGATGGTGAACGACACCTGCGGCAACCTCATTCAGCTCACCCAGCTCGCTCGCTATTAG
- a CDS encoding acyl-CoA dehydrogenase family protein, translating into MISFERPREMDERLEFVRQVASGLMRDKARYYDEHEHEIPWEFVNLMWERQLKTGESFRAGAPVPSDRASVVAQTLAHVIEMQSWGDAGIYLCGPGAGLGGAAVEATGTPEQKARFLARYREGKPKWASMAMTEPHCGSDTAAIRTTAVRDGDCWVLNGEKIFVTSGHKSVVDSDGFMVVWATVDRSAGRAGIKPFIVEAGTPGLTISKLEHKLGIRASDTAAAVLDNCRIPFGNLLGSPEVVDPTKGFKGAMATFDATRPNVAASALGIARATLELLKEKLAERGVRVRYGTPRHLLTALERDIVDMEAQLRAGWLLTVKAAWLMDQRQPNTVEASMCKVKAGDVVTRTTQKGVELMGPLGYSRRLLFEKWMRDAKINDLFEGTGQINRLIIARRILGYSSKELK; encoded by the coding sequence ATGATCTCGTTCGAGCGGCCGCGCGAGATGGACGAGCGTCTGGAATTCGTGCGTCAGGTGGCCAGCGGCCTGATGCGAGACAAGGCCCGCTACTACGACGAGCACGAGCACGAGATCCCCTGGGAGTTCGTGAACCTCATGTGGGAGAGGCAGCTCAAGACGGGCGAGAGCTTCCGCGCGGGCGCGCCCGTGCCGAGCGACCGGGCCAGCGTGGTCGCCCAGACGCTCGCCCACGTCATCGAGATGCAATCCTGGGGCGACGCCGGGATCTACCTGTGCGGCCCCGGGGCCGGCCTGGGGGGAGCGGCGGTCGAGGCGACGGGCACTCCCGAGCAGAAGGCGCGCTTCCTAGCTCGTTATCGGGAAGGCAAACCGAAATGGGCCAGCATGGCCATGACCGAGCCCCACTGCGGGTCGGACACCGCGGCCATCCGCACCACCGCCGTGCGCGACGGCGACTGCTGGGTCCTGAACGGCGAGAAGATCTTCGTGACCAGCGGACACAAGTCAGTGGTCGATTCCGACGGCTTCATGGTGGTCTGGGCCACGGTGGATCGCTCCGCCGGCCGCGCCGGGATCAAGCCCTTCATCGTGGAGGCGGGGACGCCCGGGCTCACGATCAGCAAGCTCGAGCACAAGCTCGGAATCCGGGCCAGCGATACCGCCGCCGCGGTCCTCGACAACTGCCGCATCCCTTTCGGCAACCTGCTGGGGAGCCCCGAAGTGGTGGACCCCACCAAGGGCTTCAAGGGCGCCATGGCCACCTTCGACGCCACCCGGCCGAACGTGGCCGCCAGCGCCCTCGGGATCGCCCGCGCCACGCTGGAGCTCCTCAAGGAGAAGCTGGCCGAGCGAGGCGTCAGGGTTCGTTACGGCACGCCGCGCCACCTCCTCACCGCCCTCGAGCGCGATATCGTGGACATGGAGGCCCAGCTCCGGGCAGGCTGGCTGCTGACGGTGAAGGCGGCCTGGCTGATGGACCAGCGTCAACCGAACACCGTCGAAGCCTCGATGTGTAAAGTCAAGGCGGGCGACGTGGTCACGCGAACCACCCAGAAGGGCGTGGAGCTCATGGGGCCGCTGGGCTATTCGCGCCGCCTGCTCTTCGAGAAGTGGATGCGCGACGCCAAGATCAACGACCTGTTCGAGGGCACGGGCCAGATCAACCGCCTCATCATCGCCCGTCGCATCCTCGGCTACAGCAGCAAGGAGCTGAAGTAG